In one Nicotiana sylvestris chromosome 8, ASM39365v2, whole genome shotgun sequence genomic region, the following are encoded:
- the LOC104240074 gene encoding uncharacterized protein gives MKDYIREVAREVLGASKFYSGGHRGDWWWNDVVQGKVEAKKVDYIKLVESTDEDQRRANMERYKEARKEAKLAVTEAKTAAFGRLYEELGAKVGTKVISVG, from the coding sequence ATGAAGGACTATATAAGGGAGGTAGCAAGAGAGGTGTTGGGAGCTTCAAAATTTTACTCTGGCGGGCACCGAggtgactggtggtggaatgacgtggttcaaggtaaagtggaagccaaGAAAGTGGATTACATAAAGTTAGTAGAGAGCACCGACGAGGATCAGAGGAGAGCGAACATGGAAAGATATAAGGAGGCAAGAAAGGAGGCGAAATTAGCAGTCACAGAGGCTAAGACTGCTGCATTTGGTCGGCTGTATGAGGAACTTGGGGCAAAGGTGGGGACAAAAGTTATTTCGGTTGGCTAA